A part of Pseudomonadota bacterium genomic DNA contains:
- a CDS encoding ABC transporter ATP-binding protein, with the protein MTGRTQPLLNIRNLCTSFHGEGEIEKVLDHVSLDIMPGETVALAGESGSGKSVTALSVLQLLDRNAATISGSIEFEGKDLATCSELEMQQIRGNRIAMIFQEPMTSLNPVYSIGTQLMESLIIHQDMPREQAKERAIQLLARTGIANPSDRIDSYPYQLSGGQRQRVMIAMALALRPALLIADEPTTALDVTIQAQILALIKDLQKEMGMAVLLITHDLNMVRKTADRVNVMHQGKIVECDLTETVFNSPRDQYTKHLLESVPHGHPEAKPSSRPLITVTNLKCYFPVKKGFFRRTVGNIKAIDDVSITIQEGKTLGIVGESGSGKTTLGMCLLRLTGCRGEILYNDQDLFQYKNSSLRHLRKELQVVFQDPFSSLSPRLTVEQIISEGLKVHKMGRNGQERRQLVEDALTEVGLEKEMADRYPHEFSGGQRQRIAIARAIVLRPKFLVLDEPTSALDMTIQAQIIDLLKDLQKRLNITYLFISHDLRVVKAMADEVAVMLNGKIVEQGTTGIFDNPKHPYTRKLFAAAFNLEENGESGPD; encoded by the coding sequence ATGACCGGCCGGACTCAACCATTATTGAACATCAGAAATCTCTGCACTTCGTTTCATGGAGAAGGAGAAATCGAAAAGGTTCTTGACCATGTCTCTCTTGATATCATGCCCGGGGAGACAGTCGCCCTGGCCGGAGAATCCGGCTCGGGAAAATCGGTCACAGCCCTTTCCGTTCTTCAGCTGCTCGACCGCAATGCGGCGACGATTTCCGGCAGCATCGAATTTGAAGGGAAGGACCTCGCCACCTGCAGTGAGCTGGAAATGCAGCAGATCAGGGGCAATCGGATCGCCATGATTTTCCAGGAACCGATGACCTCCCTGAACCCGGTCTATTCGATCGGCACCCAGCTCATGGAATCCCTGATCATTCATCAGGACATGCCCCGTGAACAGGCGAAAGAACGTGCTATCCAGCTTCTTGCCAGAACCGGTATCGCCAACCCGTCTGACCGGATAGACAGTTATCCCTATCAGCTTTCCGGAGGTCAAAGACAACGGGTCATGATCGCGATGGCCCTCGCCCTTCGCCCCGCCCTGCTCATTGCGGATGAACCGACCACCGCCCTCGATGTGACCATCCAGGCCCAGATCCTCGCCCTGATCAAAGATCTCCAGAAAGAGATGGGGATGGCGGTCCTTTTGATCACCCATGATCTGAACATGGTTCGTAAAACGGCCGACCGGGTCAATGTCATGCATCAGGGGAAAATTGTTGAATGTGACCTGACCGAAACAGTTTTTAATTCCCCCCGCGATCAATACACAAAACATCTCCTGGAATCCGTCCCCCATGGGCACCCTGAAGCGAAGCCTTCCTCGAGACCACTGATCACGGTGACGAACCTGAAATGTTATTTCCCGGTCAAGAAAGGTTTCTTCCGTCGGACAGTTGGCAATATCAAGGCGATTGATGATGTCAGCATTACGATACAGGAAGGAAAAACCCTGGGAATCGTCGGAGAATCCGGTTCGGGAAAAACGACTCTCGGAATGTGCCTGCTCAGGCTGACCGGATGCAGGGGGGAAATTCTCTACAACGATCAGGATCTGTTCCAATACAAAAATTCAAGCCTGCGCCATCTGCGCAAAGAATTGCAGGTGGTATTCCAGGACCCGTTTTCCTCTTTGTCGCCCAGATTGACCGTCGAGCAGATTATCAGCGAGGGTTTGAAAGTCCATAAAATGGGCCGGAACGGACAGGAACGCCGCCAACTGGTGGAAGATGCCCTGACCGAAGTCGGTCTCGAAAAAGAAATGGCCGATCGTTACCCCCATGAATTTTCCGGCGGGCAGAGGCAACGGATCGCCATCGCCAGGGCGATCGTTCTGAGACCGAAGTTTCTCGTTCTCGATGAGCCTACCAGCGCCCTCGACATGACCATTCAGGCCCAGATCATTGATCTGTTGAAGGACCTGCAGAAACGTCTGAATATAACCTATCTCTTTATCTCCCACGATTTGCGGGTTGTAAAAGCAATGGCCGATGAAGTTGCGGTCATGCTCAACGGGAAGATTGTCGAACAGGGGACTACCGGAATATTTGACAACCCGAAGCATCCCTATACCAGAAAACTTTTCGCAGCAGCATTCAACCTGGAAGAAAACGGGGAATCCGGACCCGATTAA
- a CDS encoding ABC transporter permease, translated as MKKRRSLTYRRWKKFRANRRGYYSLMIFAALFILSLGAETLSNDKPFLIQYNGSYYVPIFNSYPETTFGGDFETEADYKDPYILDKITAGDNWALFPLNPHYYDTINLDIDQPVPSPPSGDNLLGTDDRGRDVLARLIYGFRLSVLFGFALTIVGTLLGIAAGAVQGYFGGRTDLFFQRFIEIWGAMPELYLLIIFAAIFKPSILLLLALLSLFGWMGLSDYVRAEFLKGRNMDYVQASRALGVGNFTIMYRHLLPNGMTPVITFLPFRMSGAILALTSLDFLGLGVPPPSPSLGELLSQGKSNIEAWWLSLTTFGVLVGTLVLLIFIGEALRETFDPRKV; from the coding sequence ATGAAGAAGCGCCGCTCGCTGACGTATCGGCGCTGGAAGAAGTTCCGTGCCAATCGCCGAGGCTATTACAGCCTCATGATCTTCGCCGCTCTGTTCATCCTGAGCCTCGGTGCGGAAACCCTCAGTAACGACAAACCGTTTCTGATCCAGTACAACGGTTCCTATTACGTCCCGATTTTTAATTCATACCCGGAAACCACCTTCGGCGGCGATTTTGAAACCGAGGCGGATTATAAAGACCCCTATATTCTCGATAAGATCACAGCCGGTGACAACTGGGCCCTGTTTCCTCTGAACCCCCATTATTACGATACCATCAATCTGGATATCGACCAGCCGGTACCTTCGCCCCCCAGCGGAGACAATCTCCTGGGAACCGATGATCGGGGACGGGATGTCCTGGCAAGACTGATTTATGGTTTTCGCCTGTCGGTCCTTTTCGGGTTTGCCCTGACCATCGTCGGCACCCTGCTCGGGATCGCCGCCGGTGCGGTGCAGGGGTACTTCGGCGGCAGAACAGATCTCTTCTTTCAGCGTTTTATCGAAATCTGGGGCGCCATGCCCGAGCTGTATCTGCTGATCATTTTTGCCGCCATTTTCAAACCCAGTATTCTGCTGCTGCTGGCGCTGCTTTCCCTGTTCGGCTGGATGGGGCTTTCCGATTATGTAAGGGCCGAGTTCCTCAAAGGGCGCAACATGGATTATGTGCAGGCCTCCCGCGCTCTCGGGGTCGGCAATTTCACCATCATGTACCGGCACCTTCTGCCCAACGGCATGACCCCGGTGATCACCTTTCTGCCCTTCAGGATGTCCGGCGCCATACTTGCCCTGACCAGCCTTGATTTTCTGGGATTGGGTGTTCCTCCGCCATCTCCCAGCCTTGGCGAACTGCTCTCCCAGGGGAAGAGCAATATCGAGGCGTGGTGGCTTTCTCTCACCACCTTCGGGGTCCTGGTCGGGACGCTGGTCCTGCTCATATTTATCGGTGAAGCCCTGCGCGAAACCTTCGATCCGAGGAAGGTGTGA
- the yejB gene encoding microcin C ABC transporter permease YejB: protein MTAYILRRILLMVPTLFGIMLITFTVTQFVPGGPVERLIARIEGHSLGGEVRAGGSGLYQGNKGLDREKIEQLKALYGFDKPPVQRFFTMMKNYVMLDFGESYNHHKSVASLVIDKLPVSMSLGLWSFLIVYLTCIPLGIKKAVRDGSKFDVITTSAILIGYAIPGFVLAIVLIVLFGGGSFWNIFPLRGITSDNWSELGFLARIADYLWHMVLPIISITVGSLAVMTLLTKNSFLEEIRKQYVLTARAKGLSENQVLYKHIFRNAIIPIITGFPGSFIAAFFTGSLLIETIFSLDGMGLLAYDSIVNRDYPVVLGTLYFFTVIGLFTRLLSDLSYVVVDPRITFESMESQ from the coding sequence ATGACCGCCTATATCCTGAGAAGAATACTGCTGATGGTCCCAACCCTTTTCGGGATCATGCTGATCACCTTCACGGTTACCCAGTTTGTCCCCGGTGGGCCGGTGGAAAGGCTTATCGCCCGGATCGAAGGCCACTCTCTGGGGGGTGAAGTCAGGGCGGGCGGAAGCGGATTGTATCAGGGGAATAAGGGTCTGGACCGGGAAAAGATTGAGCAGCTCAAGGCATTGTACGGCTTCGATAAACCCCCGGTGCAGCGCTTTTTTACCATGATGAAAAACTATGTAATGTTAGATTTCGGTGAAAGCTACAACCATCACAAGAGTGTCGCATCGCTCGTGATCGACAAATTGCCCGTCTCCATGTCGTTGGGACTGTGGTCTTTCCTGATCGTCTATCTGACCTGCATCCCGCTGGGGATCAAAAAGGCGGTGCGGGACGGCTCAAAATTCGATGTGATCACCACCTCGGCCATTCTGATCGGTTATGCCATTCCGGGTTTCGTACTGGCCATCGTCCTGATCGTGCTTTTCGGCGGCGGCAGTTTCTGGAACATATTCCCGCTGCGGGGGATTACTTCCGACAACTGGTCGGAACTCGGCTTCCTTGCCCGGATAGCCGACTATCTCTGGCACATGGTTCTGCCGATCATCTCGATCACCGTCGGCAGCCTGGCGGTCATGACCCTGCTTACCAAGAACAGTTTTCTGGAAGAAATCCGCAAGCAGTATGTGCTCACCGCCCGAGCCAAGGGTTTAAGCGAAAATCAGGTCCTCTACAAACATATTTTCCGGAACGCGATTATCCCGATCATCACCGGCTTCCCCGGTTCGTTCATTGCCGCCTTCTTCACCGGCAGCCTGCTCATTGAGACAATCTTCTCCCTGGACGGCATGGGGCTTCTCGCTTACGATTCCATCGTCAACCGCGACTACCCGGTAGTTCTCGGCACCCTGTACTTCTTCACCGTGATCGGTCTGTTCACGAGACTCCTCTCCGACTTAAGCTATGTCGTGGTCGACCCCAGGATCACCTTCGAGAGCATGGAGTCGCAATAA
- a CDS encoding extracellular solute-binding protein: MIRPSPRIYLCRITLAALTFLLFLCPISFAAHGISIDGKVKYPADFSRFSYTSDKAVKGGHLVLHGLGTFDKMNPFTLKGDSPDGLSMLVFESLAVKSLDEPFAEYGLIARDIELGADKLSVIFTLNEQAKFSDGTPVTCEDVKFSFETLTGDKADPRFQFYYKDIKNVEILDSSRVRFNFHQPNRELHLIAAELPILSKKFYTENPFGDSSLVPPVGSGPYTVETFKPGKMITYKRNPEYWAIDHPARRNQFNFDRITFKFFKDQSVSLEAFKAHDFDFMEINVAKQWARDLDGPKFTSKEMIKEPLAHKNNQGMQGFVMNTRRPLFQDVRVRKAMSLAFDFEWTNKSLFHGQYTRSSSYFSNSQLAATGLPEGLSLKYLLPFKDKLPGEVFTSPLEAPVVQDQASLRNNLRQAKTLLQEVGWTPRDGVLVNSEGKPFEFEVLLYSPFFVRVMEPYAKNLEKLGIKVNIRQVDLALYIQRIKNFEFDMMVNVFGQSQSPGNEQVDYWHSSTADHPGSGNLIGLKNEVVDHLVDKIVYADTQEELAAACQALDRVLWYGYYVVPNWYIPYHRVAYWNRFEKPETLPTYYSPINALMTWWVKGQ, encoded by the coding sequence ATGATCAGACCTTCTCCCCGTATTTATCTGTGCCGGATCACTCTGGCGGCTCTTACGTTCCTCCTTTTCCTTTGCCCAATTTCCTTTGCGGCTCACGGGATCAGCATTGACGGCAAGGTGAAATACCCGGCCGATTTTTCCCGTTTTTCCTATACCTCGGACAAGGCGGTCAAAGGAGGGCATCTGGTTCTGCACGGACTGGGCACTTTTGACAAAATGAATCCTTTCACCCTGAAAGGGGACTCCCCCGATGGGTTGTCAATGCTGGTTTTTGAAAGCCTGGCGGTCAAAAGTCTTGATGAACCGTTTGCCGAATACGGGCTCATTGCCAGGGATATTGAACTCGGGGCAGACAAACTGTCGGTGATCTTCACTTTAAATGAGCAGGCTAAATTTTCCGACGGGACTCCGGTTACCTGTGAGGATGTCAAATTTTCATTTGAGACCCTGACCGGAGACAAGGCGGATCCGAGATTTCAGTTCTATTATAAAGATATCAAAAATGTCGAGATTCTTGATTCGAGCAGAGTCCGGTTCAATTTCCATCAGCCAAACCGTGAATTGCACCTGATCGCGGCGGAACTGCCCATTCTCTCCAAAAAATTCTATACCGAAAACCCTTTCGGCGATTCATCACTGGTTCCACCGGTCGGTTCAGGCCCATACACGGTAGAAACCTTTAAACCTGGTAAAATGATCACTTACAAAAGAAACCCGGAATACTGGGCCATCGACCACCCTGCCCGCAGGAACCAGTTTAACTTCGACAGAATCACCTTCAAATTCTTCAAGGACCAGAGTGTCTCTCTGGAAGCGTTCAAGGCCCATGATTTTGATTTCATGGAAATCAATGTCGCCAAACAGTGGGCAAGGGACCTCGATGGTCCGAAGTTTACGAGCAAGGAGATGATCAAGGAACCACTGGCCCACAAGAACAATCAGGGGATGCAGGGATTCGTGATGAACACCCGCCGGCCGCTCTTTCAGGATGTCCGGGTCCGCAAAGCGATGTCCCTGGCCTTTGATTTTGAATGGACCAACAAGTCCCTGTTTCACGGTCAATATACCCGCAGCAGCAGTTACTTCAGCAACTCGCAGCTTGCCGCCACCGGTCTTCCCGAAGGGTTGAGCCTGAAATATCTTCTCCCCTTCAAGGATAAACTTCCCGGGGAGGTTTTCACCTCACCGCTGGAGGCGCCAGTCGTCCAGGACCAGGCAAGCCTGCGGAATAATCTCCGGCAGGCGAAGACTCTGCTCCAAGAGGTCGGCTGGACTCCTCGTGACGGCGTTCTGGTCAATTCGGAAGGGAAGCCATTTGAATTCGAGGTGTTATTGTATTCACCATTTTTCGTCCGGGTAATGGAGCCGTATGCGAAAAACCTGGAGAAGCTCGGGATCAAAGTCAATATCCGACAAGTTGACCTGGCTTTGTATATCCAGCGGATTAAAAACTTCGAATTCGATATGATGGTTAATGTTTTCGGCCAGTCCCAATCTCCGGGGAACGAGCAGGTCGATTACTGGCACTCCAGCACCGCCGACCATCCGGGATCCGGCAACCTGATCGGTTTGAAGAATGAGGTTGTCGATCACCTGGTCGACAAGATCGTCTATGCAGATACCCAGGAGGAACTTGCCGCCGCCTGCCAGGCCCTGGACCGTGTTTTATGGTATGGCTACTATGTCGTTCCAAACTGGTACATTCCCTATCACCGGGTCGCCTACTGGAACAGGTTTGAAAAACCTGAAACCCTGCCCACCTATTACTCACCGATCAACGCCCTGATGACCTGGTGGGTGAAAGGGCAATGA
- a CDS encoding GAF domain-containing protein, producing MTNSGGNIRNGHNNLQIRSTLIKEIATDQYGAVSPLLSDLIDDIRDLYQGKWESHEACQTGYHNLDHALDVALLTARMIGGWNKLNDSNHPHLDESIFLAAIASALFHDTGYIKNKGDFDGYGGKYSFSHEDRSMELAANYLAENNWPERLVRLVPNIISTTKFHGPLTLEGLFDNRQESVAGRMVATSDLVAQMADVDYMQRINDLYAELQEAYRFETKESLEERGIKVFSSAKEMIDGTVDFYEHFVLPRLQDLGRMDQYLVTFFGDGRNPYLENITANLSGQLVGKRSRWRRLGDILEDLGLVSAEQLKAALVHQKDGKDPSAANPRKVSGTSLRDRLLSWMEGSQFNEKCLGEILMEMQNIKPSVLRKGLLYQALPHSMITRMSRSELLFLLQISILLQSIGRGPWLFDQILEMTNELLNCEGSYILLADTENQEMLMAIPTGPNKEQLDGQTMPADKGLAGWVFSHGQPAIVNNVHQDDRFDSEIDSTVREGFDTKSVVAVPLHINGELIGVMEVVNKITGEFSSHDLDILTLLANVIAVSLDGVFRFQDFYT from the coding sequence ATGACCAATTCCGGCGGCAATATCAGGAACGGTCATAATAATCTTCAGATCAGGTCAACCCTGATCAAGGAGATAGCCACGGATCAGTATGGGGCCGTCTCCCCGTTACTTTCCGATCTGATCGATGATATCCGTGATCTTTATCAGGGAAAATGGGAATCCCATGAGGCCTGCCAGACCGGGTATCACAATCTTGATCACGCCCTTGATGTCGCCCTCCTCACCGCCCGGATGATCGGCGGCTGGAACAAGCTGAACGACAGCAATCATCCCCATCTTGATGAATCAATCTTTCTCGCCGCCATCGCCAGCGCTCTTTTCCATGACACCGGATACATCAAGAACAAAGGCGATTTTGACGGGTACGGTGGCAAATATTCCTTTTCCCACGAAGACAGAAGCATGGAGCTGGCCGCAAATTATCTTGCGGAAAACAACTGGCCGGAGCGATTGGTCCGGCTGGTGCCGAACATCATCTCCACCACCAAATTCCATGGCCCCCTGACCCTCGAGGGACTTTTCGATAACCGTCAGGAATCGGTAGCCGGCAGAATGGTCGCCACTTCCGATCTGGTGGCCCAGATGGCGGATGTTGATTATATGCAGCGGATCAATGACCTCTATGCCGAGCTGCAGGAAGCCTACCGGTTCGAAACCAAGGAATCCCTTGAGGAGCGCGGGATCAAGGTCTTCTCCTCCGCCAAGGAAATGATTGACGGCACCGTTGACTTCTACGAGCACTTTGTGCTGCCCCGTCTGCAGGATCTGGGACGGATGGACCAATATCTGGTAACTTTTTTTGGTGACGGAAGAAACCCGTATCTTGAAAACATAACCGCCAATCTGTCCGGGCAGCTGGTGGGAAAAAGAAGCCGTTGGCGCAGACTTGGCGATATCCTTGAAGACCTTGGCCTGGTCAGTGCCGAGCAGCTTAAAGCGGCCCTGGTCCACCAAAAAGATGGCAAAGACCCTTCTGCCGCAAATCCGAGGAAAGTTTCCGGCACTTCTCTTCGCGACCGGCTTCTTTCCTGGATGGAAGGCAGCCAGTTCAACGAGAAATGTCTCGGCGAAATCCTGATGGAGATGCAGAATATCAAGCCCTCTGTTCTCCGGAAAGGGCTCCTTTATCAGGCCCTGCCGCATTCCATGATCACCAGAATGTCCCGATCGGAGCTGCTGTTTCTCCTGCAGATTTCTATCCTGCTGCAGAGTATCGGTCGCGGCCCCTGGCTCTTTGACCAGATTCTTGAAATGACCAATGAACTGTTGAACTGTGAGGGCAGCTACATTCTTCTGGCCGACACGGAAAACCAGGAAATGCTGATGGCCATTCCCACCGGCCCGAACAAGGAGCAGCTCGACGGTCAGACGATGCCGGCAGATAAAGGACTCGCCGGCTGGGTTTTCAGCCACGGGCAGCCTGCGATTGTGAACAATGTCCATCAGGATGATCGTTTCGACTCGGAAATCGACAGCACGGTCCGGGAAGGCTTTGACACCAAATCGGTAGTCGCGGTTCCGCTTCATATCAATGGCGAACTCATCGGGGTCATGGAAGTTGTCAACAAGATCACCGGTGAATTCTCAAGCCACGATCTTGATATCCTGACCCTGCTCGCCAACGTGATTGCAGTCTCTCTCGATGGAGTCTTCCGCTTTCAGGATTTCTACACCTGA
- a CDS encoding 3-isopropylmalate dehydratase large subunit produces MGRTITQKIFAAHTRDNPTPDNVVLDIDVVMCHEITTPIAINDLAARGMDKVFDPAKIKVVIDHVTPSKDSKTATQAKILRDWARRQSIKDFFDIGQNGVCHALFPEKGFVRPGNTVIMGDSHTCTHGAFGAFAAGVGTTDLEVGILKGVCSFRMPKTLLVNVNGVMPTGVSAKDVILKIVRSLTVNGATDMVMEFRGEVIDTMSMEARMTLCNMAIEAGGTCGVCMPDRVTAEYLWPFIKENYATIDEAVQDFRQWHSDVDAKYEGQFSLDVSSMVPQVTYGFKPDEVKDVSEMEGTPVDQVYIGSCTNGRIEDLRAAAVILAGHKLADGVRGILSPATPLVYSQALAEGLIRQFMEAGFCVTNPTCGACLGMSNGVLAAGEVCASTTNRNFNGRMGKGGMVHLMSPMTAAATAVTGKITDPRKFL; encoded by the coding sequence GTGGGCAGAACTATCACCCAGAAAATCTTTGCAGCCCATACCAGAGACAACCCGACCCCGGACAACGTCGTGCTCGATATCGATGTTGTCATGTGTCATGAAATCACGACCCCCATCGCGATCAATGATCTTGCGGCACGCGGCATGGACAAAGTGTTTGACCCTGCGAAGATCAAGGTCGTCATTGACCATGTTACCCCCTCAAAGGATTCCAAAACGGCCACCCAGGCAAAGATCTTGAGAGACTGGGCAAGGCGACAGAGCATAAAAGATTTTTTTGATATCGGTCAGAATGGTGTCTGCCATGCCCTCTTTCCGGAAAAGGGTTTTGTCCGGCCGGGAAACACCGTGATCATGGGTGATTCGCATACCTGCACCCATGGCGCATTTGGTGCATTTGCCGCAGGGGTCGGCACCACTGATCTGGAAGTGGGAATCCTCAAGGGCGTCTGCTCGTTCAGGATGCCCAAAACCCTGCTTGTCAATGTAAACGGAGTGATGCCGACCGGGGTGTCCGCCAAGGATGTTATCCTGAAGATTGTTCGCTCTTTGACGGTAAATGGCGCAACCGACATGGTCATGGAGTTCAGGGGAGAAGTGATCGACACGATGAGTATGGAAGCGAGAATGACTCTCTGCAATATGGCCATCGAAGCCGGAGGAACCTGCGGTGTATGCATGCCCGACCGGGTGACCGCCGAATATCTCTGGCCTTTCATCAAAGAAAATTATGCAACCATCGATGAAGCCGTTCAAGACTTTCGGCAATGGCATTCCGACGTCGACGCGAAATATGAGGGGCAGTTCTCTCTCGATGTGAGCAGCATGGTTCCCCAGGTGACCTACGGTTTCAAGCCAGACGAGGTCAAGGATGTCTCCGAAATGGAGGGGACTCCGGTGGATCAGGTCTACATCGGATCGTGTACCAATGGCCGGATTGAAGACCTGCGCGCTGCCGCGGTGATCCTGGCCGGGCATAAACTTGCCGATGGCGTTCGGGGAATACTTTCACCGGCAACTCCTCTGGTTTATAGTCAGGCACTTGCTGAAGGATTGATCCGGCAATTCATGGAAGCGGGATTCTGTGTGACCAATCCAACCTGCGGAGCGTGTCTCGGCATGAGTAACGGTGTTCTGGCAGCGGGCGAGGTATGCGCCTCGACTACCAATCGCAATTTCAACGGCAGAATGGGGAAGGGCGGAATGGTTCATCTGATGAGCCCGATGACTGCAGCGGCTACTGCCGTAACCGGAAAAATAACCGACCCCCGCAAATTTCTGTAA
- a CDS encoding 3-isopropylmalate dehydratase small subunit, giving the protein MKEFGGSIICLNRSDINTDEIIPAKYLTENSKEALKPYLLEDLKLDGFDPASETLEKAGVIVTRANFGCGSSREHAVWVFEVNEINVVIAESFARIFRQNMFNCGMLAVELKKAEIDQIMAAGDGASIKVDLKGSRIVVAGDNEKSFTFSLNSFDRDLVEAGGWLAYADKKY; this is encoded by the coding sequence ATGAAAGAGTTTGGCGGTTCGATCATCTGCCTGAACAGAAGCGATATCAATACCGATGAGATTATTCCAGCCAAGTATCTGACCGAGAACAGCAAAGAGGCCTTGAAACCTTATCTTCTTGAGGACCTCAAGCTTGACGGATTTGATCCGGCTTCGGAAACACTTGAAAAGGCAGGGGTCATAGTCACCCGGGCAAACTTCGGCTGCGGTTCGTCAAGAGAACATGCGGTCTGGGTGTTTGAGGTGAATGAGATCAATGTGGTCATCGCAGAAAGTTTTGCCAGAATCTTCCGGCAGAACATGTTCAACTGCGGGATGCTCGCGGTGGAACTGAAGAAAGCTGAGATTGACCAGATCATGGCAGCCGGTGATGGCGCCAGCATCAAAGTCGATCTGAAAGGGTCCAGAATTGTTGTTGCAGGAGACAACGAGAAATCGTTCACGTTCTCCTTGAACTCATTTGATCGTGACCTCGTCGAGGCAGGCGGCTGGCTGGCTTACGCCGACAAAAAGTACTGA
- a CDS encoding trypsin-like peptidase domain-containing protein, which translates to MECPKCGSEQDGTTECLKCGIIFAKFLKRAEEAEKKTDQVHPEPETQSTQKRSLVPILAFGATLLVIAGAVGFWLGSDRIPPGPDKDTETNLLQESRQLNNYAQNRQASQNSVQQSKVSGWSQQSDGKDTVSAIERARQATVFISSPWGSGSGFFIDSRGHIVTNRHVVQVSPEKLASLKANRDKLQEDIENENKSLRFLEKEFPKITRQDVRQQLERQYEIRTRNLAKAMSVYKEFEQQISAMSLKSDSDIKVTLLDGSQYSVSSINLSQDMDLALLSVYINDTPYIKPSSDALEMSQGEKVYTIGNPSGLNHTVTSGIISGYRRHNGKTMIQTDAPINPGNSGGPLIDQEGKVIGVNSKILTNTEGIGFAIPITYVEKEFSFYIQR; encoded by the coding sequence ATGGAATGCCCGAAATGCGGTTCAGAACAGGACGGAACGACCGAATGCCTTAAATGCGGCATTATCTTTGCCAAATTTCTGAAAAGAGCTGAAGAGGCTGAAAAGAAAACCGATCAGGTCCATCCTGAACCGGAAACTCAGTCAACACAAAAGAGAAGCCTGGTGCCAATTCTGGCATTTGGAGCGACTCTATTGGTGATAGCTGGAGCTGTCGGGTTCTGGTTAGGAAGCGACAGGATCCCACCTGGGCCAGATAAGGATACCGAAACCAACCTCCTGCAGGAATCTCGGCAACTGAACAATTACGCGCAAAATCGTCAAGCTTCTCAAAATTCTGTGCAGCAATCAAAAGTTTCCGGATGGAGCCAACAGTCTGACGGGAAGGACACCGTTAGCGCCATCGAGCGAGCGAGACAGGCTACGGTCTTCATCAGTTCCCCATGGGGAAGTGGATCCGGTTTTTTTATTGACAGCAGAGGACATATCGTTACCAACCGCCATGTTGTTCAAGTCAGCCCGGAGAAACTGGCCAGTCTCAAGGCAAACCGGGACAAGCTGCAGGAAGACATTGAGAATGAGAATAAAAGCCTGCGGTTCCTTGAAAAGGAGTTCCCAAAAATCACAAGACAGGACGTACGGCAGCAGCTCGAAAGACAGTATGAAATCCGGACCAGAAATCTTGCTAAGGCTATGAGCGTCTATAAGGAATTTGAGCAACAGATCAGCGCAATGTCATTAAAATCTGATTCAGATATCAAGGTGACGTTGCTTGATGGTTCTCAATACAGCGTCAGTTCCATCAACCTCAGCCAGGACATGGATCTTGCTTTATTAAGTGTATACATTAACGACACACCCTATATAAAACCTTCAAGCGATGCCCTTGAAATGAGCCAGGGAGAAAAGGTGTATACCATCGGCAATCCTTCCGGGCTTAATCACACCGTGACCTCGGGGATTATCTCGGGATATCGGCGACACAACGGCAAGACCATGATTCAGACCGATGCGCCAATCAATCCCGGGAACAGTGGTGGTCCATTGATTGACCAGGAGGGAAAGGTGATCGGAGTGAATTCTAAAATTCTGACCAACACCGAAGGAATAGGTTTCGCTATTCCAATAACTTATGTCGAAAAAGAGTTTTCTTTCTATATCCAACGCTAA